One window of the Allorhizobium ampelinum S4 genome contains the following:
- a CDS encoding response regulator: MSAHILTVDDSASIRMTTKIALTNAGYKVTEAVDGLDGLNKAKSSQFDLIVTDLNMPNMNGLAMIEALRRSPAHTGIPIIFLTTESDADMKNRAKAAGATGWITKPFDAEQLVKIARKVLGK, translated from the coding sequence ATGAGTGCCCATATTCTCACCGTTGACGATTCCGCCAGCATCCGCATGACAACGAAGATCGCCTTGACCAATGCCGGCTACAAGGTGACCGAAGCCGTCGATGGATTGGATGGTCTGAACAAGGCCAAGTCATCGCAGTTCGATCTGATCGTTACCGACCTCAACATGCCCAACATGAACGGTTTGGCGATGATCGAGGCTCTGCGCCGGTCTCCGGCCCATACGGGTATTCCGATCATCTTCCTGACAACCGAATCCGACGCCGACATGAAAAACAGGGCCAAGGCCGCTGGTGCGACCGGCTGGATCACCAAGCCGTTCGATGCCGAACAGCTGGTGAAAATTGCTAGAAAGGTTCTCGGCAAATGA
- a CDS encoding STAS domain-containing protein — translation MTMITQTLPHETIALPQALTIRTVQTTRDQLLTGLSTGQAVVIDIPVDAEVDLSFIQLIEAARMSAQTNGQDLTLQSAAAGGVLSTLERSGFLTDMDPSARFFWLHER, via the coding sequence ATGACGATGATAACGCAAACATTGCCGCATGAGACCATTGCCTTGCCACAGGCGCTGACCATTCGCACTGTGCAGACCACCCGGGATCAGCTCCTGACAGGCCTTTCGACTGGTCAGGCCGTCGTTATCGATATCCCCGTAGACGCAGAGGTTGACCTGAGTTTTATTCAATTGATTGAAGCGGCACGCATGTCTGCGCAAACGAATGGCCAGGACCTCACGCTGCAAAGCGCTGCGGCTGGTGGTGTTCTGTCCACGCTGGAGCGTAGCGGCTTCTTGACCGACATGGATCCGTCGGCTCGATTTTTCTGGTTACATGAAAGGTAA